A region of the Candidatus Methylomirabilota bacterium genome:
ATCGACCGGCAGACTCTGGCTGAGCGTGAGCCGTATGCCAGCACGTACGAGTACGCCCTCTTTGTCCCGGAGACGGCGGTGATCCGACCGCGAGCGATCCTGGCCGCCTTGGAAGAAGAACTGGTCGCATCAGGGAAGGTCAGCATTCTGCTCCGCGAGGCCGTCCTCTTCTGCGCCAACCCGGGCTTTCGGGCGGCTGCCTTGGCGGCCTGGCGCAGGATCCTGACGCAATCGCTGCTGCAAGAGGCCAGACACCTCGTGCCCGCCATCCGCCAAGCGGATCTGGAGCGAGCCGGGCAGGCCTGAATGCTGTCTCGCCTGTATCGTCACCGGGCGCTGATTGTCAATTTCGTCACGCGTGACCTGTTGGCATAGTACATAGGCTCGGCCATGGGCCTCTTTTGGTAGGTAGCCCACATCCTTTTATCATGCTCCTCCTGTACACCTTGGTCTTTTCAGGCATCTTGCGGGTGCAGGTGGGGGCGGCGGAAGGCATCCGGATCTTTGCGCTGTACCTGTGTTCTGCGGGATGCCGCCGTGGAACGCCTTCCAGGATGGGATGAGTCGATCCACGGAGGTGATCTTTCAGCATGCCAATCTGATCAAGCGCACGATCTTCCCATCGGAGATCTTGCCGGCGTACATCGTACTGTCCTGCCTCGTCAATGAGCTGATCGGCTTGGCGATCCTCTGCGGCGCGGCGGTGCTCATCGCGCCCATGGGCTAGGCCTGTCTGTGCTCTTCCTGCCGGTCATCCTGCTGCTGCAGGTGGCTTTTACCCTTGGACTTGCCTGGATCGTGGCCGCGATCAATGTCTTCCTGCGTGATGTCGGACAACTGCTTGGGATGATCCTGACACTGTGGCTCTTTCTCACCCCCTTCTTTTATCCTCCTTCCGTGATCCCACAGTCGCTGAAATGGATACTCCTGATCAATCCGATGGGATGGGTGGTTGAGGCCTACCGGAGCGTTATCCTGCGCGGCGCCTTCCCCGCCGCATGGGTCTATGACAGCCCTGGCGATCTGCTCAGTCGTTGCCTTCAGCGCGGGCTACAGGCTGTTCCAGAGGACGCAGGGCGCCTTTGCCGACGTGATCTAACGAATGCGGTCGAGGCCCCGCGGACTGTCGAAGACGTACTTCGATAGTCCGCGGGGTTCGCTGGGGCAAGCACGGGGAGGACAGTACTCTTGGAGAGGCAACCCTGAAGTCGGCCGAGATCGAGGACCAGTTAGAACTCCTGTCTATCAACCAGTGAAGCGAGGGGTGATCGGGCACCCTCGGAGAGGGACAGGATAGCTCCTTGACCTGCTGTCCCGCAAAGGGGTGACGTCCTACATGCTTGATGTAAAATCCGCGCGGTATCCGACAGGTGCTACGCGTCCCGCCTCAACCTTCTGCAACGAATTTTCTGACACCGTGAAGGCGGGCCTGCTCCATAAGCTGCACGCCCATCATCAGGTTCTGATAAAAGAACTCTCCGGGCCGCTCTCGATTCACCCCAATTCCTCCTATCGCAGCGGCCAGATGGATGGTGATGTCGGGACTGGCATCTTCCAATAACCGCCGCACCGCGTCGAGATTGGTCAGATCGTAGTCGCGGCTCCGGGGCATAAAGATCTCCGTGTACCCCTTGGCCCGCAGATTCGCGACCACGTGAACGCCAAGAAACCCGGCGCCCCCGTGACCAGGATCCTGAGTTGTGCGTTTTAGAGCTCGCGATCAAGTCGTTCCGGATGCGCATTGATCCAGCGGAGCATCGCCTCCAAAAGGCTCTCAAGATCGC
Encoded here:
- a CDS encoding FAD-binding oxidoreductase, which produces IDRQTLAEREPYASTYEYALFVPETAVIRPRAILAALEEELVASGKVSILLREAVLFCANPGFRAAALAAWRRILTQSLLQEARHLVPAIRQADLERAGQA
- a CDS encoding ABC transporter permease; protein product: MLFLPVILLLQVAFTLGLAWIVAAINVFLRDVGQLLGMILTLWLFLTPFFYPPSVIPQSLKWILLINPMGWVVEAYRSVILRGAFPAAWVYDSPGDLLSRCLQRGLQAVPEDAGRLCRRDLTNAVEAPRTVEDVLR
- a CDS encoding NAD-dependent epimerase/dehydratase family protein, whose product is MVANLRAKGYTEIFMPRSRDYDLTNLDAVRRLLEDASPDITIHLAAAIGGIGVNRERPGEFFYQNLMMGVQLMEQARLHGVRKFVAEG